The following proteins come from a genomic window of Populus alba chromosome 12, ASM523922v2, whole genome shotgun sequence:
- the LOC118042497 gene encoding protein ROOT HAIR DEFECTIVE 3 homolog 2-like — protein METSGTRWANAAIQQSEWNGSKIPRKLICDMLSEMMAKYKKRITRALAKRVESLLEAGERDTWASIRNLFECTTEAAVSEFSDAVVSFNLNSSEIDTKSQHLREHARNLLEMKAREAAAAGRVLRRMKYRFSHVLGDYEKSMSWYNWTEEKNLDEVERNALSESLRILSIMAAMRFDEMPDQIEKVLYSSLMDRAVPDPSLPNTFMGASDTWEEVSPKATTLLKPEDCKSLWMNFIEKIKPMMTRARSRQDGRRRTRRYAAAAAGGAAAAAAAGVGAAVVGPAAVVDAGIVIFMRAMRL, from the exons ATGGAGACTAGCGGCACTCGATGGGCAA ATGCTGCCATTCAACAGAGTGAGTGGAATGGTTCAAAAATTCCGCGAAAACTTATTTGTGATATGTTGTCAGAAATGATGGCAAAGTACAAG AAACGAATAACTCGTGCGCTTGCCAAAAGAGTAGAATCCTTATTGGAAGCTGGTGAAAGAGATACATGGGCATCAATAAGAAATCTTTTTGAGTGCACCACCGAGGCTGCTGTATCGGAGTTTTCAGATGCTGTTGTTAGTTTCAATTTGAACAGTTCGGAAATCGACACTAAATCGCAACATTTGAGGGAGCATGCCAGAAATTTATTGGAGATGAAGGCAAGAGAAGCAGCAGCTGCAGGGAGAGTTCTGAGGCGCATGAAGTATAG GTTTTCACATGTCCTCGGTGATTATGAAAAGTCAATGTCATGGTATAATTGGACTGAGGAAAAAAACCTTGATGAAGTTGAAAGGAACGCGCTCTCAGAG TCTTTGAGAATACTATCAATCATGGCGGCCATGCGCTTCGATGAAATGCCTGATCAGATTGAGAAGGTACTTTATTCCTCTCTTATGGATAGAGCTGTTCCTGATCCATCTCTGCCAAATACGTTCATGGGAGCCTCAGACACATGGGAAGAG GTTTCTCCAAAAGCTACCACTCTACTTAAACCAGAGGACTGCAAATCATTGTGGATGAATTTCATAGAAAAGATAAAGCCCATGATGACCAGAGCTAGATCCCGCCAG GATGGTCGCAGGAGAACTCGAAGgtatgctgctgctgctgctggtggtgctgctgctgctgcggcTGCGGGGGTGGGGGCTGCGGTGGTGGGGCCTGCTGCTGTGGTAGATGCAGGGATTGTGATTTTCATGAGAGCGATGAGGCTGTGA
- the LOC118031189 gene encoding protein ROOT HAIR DEFECTIVE 3 homolog 2 isoform X1: protein MKMEEGMQLIDGNGKFNVEGLKDFMTATGFAQCGLSYAIVAIIGQQSSGKSTLMNHVFGTNFKMLDAYKRRGQTTKGIWIAKCNDMKPFTIAMDFEGTDSKARGEDNTAFERQSALFALAIADIILINMWYKDIGLEHAASRPLLKTVFQVMKRLFKPRKRTLLFVIRDHSKTPFEYLETALKEDIDEIWDSVAEPETSRSVVLSDFFNVEIAALSSYEFEEENFKEQVARLRQRFISPGGLTDQREAEPSSGFFIRAEKIWKTIKDNKDLDLPALKVMVATVRCEEIAEEKLRQFTTDDDWLALKEDVQDGPVSGFGATLDSILETYLSQYDMEVIHFDQHVWNAKRRQMESQALEVVRNAYDTMLEYLYSNTLESFKTSLEQLLKGGEGFVASAGTCAQSCFLQFDKGCEDAFIRLSGWNGSGVRGKLSRHMLSEMMAKHVKQFTDVLADEVQSLFEAGEADTWVSVRNLLASKTDVAESELSNAHVDFEVPRSEIDKRLGYLKENARSVVERKARESAATGRVLMRMKDRFVKVFNHDENSKSGAWTSEQNIEEIERNALSASLKILEIMAAIRLDQTTDQIEHALFSSLMDGNGAVPASGATPDLLTSNAWEEVSPNATLLTPVECKSLWMQFKADIKYIINQATSAQGTLRQAKRAIKIVVGVAVVVGAAVVATVGAPTAMGIAARPEVAAVMKEVGPGLAAVMKDIGPEVLATLKDIGPEVAGAVRSLGPQIVTAVIAMMTNGFARPHQQ from the exons ATGAAAATGGAGGAAGGCATGCAGCTGATTGATGGAAATGGAAAGTTCAACGTGGAAGGGCTCAAAGACTTCATGACAGCCACTGGGTTTGCCCAGTGCGGTCTCTCCTATGCTATTGTCGCCATCATTGGCCAACAAAGCAGCG GGAAGAGCACCCTGATGAATCATGTCTTCGGTACCAATTTCAAGATGCTGGATGCATACAAACGAAG AGGTCAAACAACCAAGGGCATTTGGATTGCCAAGTGTAATGATATGAAGCCTTTCACAATTGCCATGGATTTCGAGGGAACCGACAGCAAAGCGAGAGGCGAG GACAACACTGCGTTCGAGAGACAAAGTGCCTTGTTTGCTTTGGCAATTGCTGACATTATATTGATTAACAT GTGGTACAAAGACATCGGTCTGGAACATGCAGCCAGCAGACCTCTTTTGAAAACAGTTTTCCAG GTGATGAAGCGTTTATTCAAGCCCCGTAAAAGAACATTGCTATTTGTTATACGTGATCACTCAAAG ACTCCATTTGAATATTTGGAGACTGCTCTCAAAGAAGATATAGATGAG ATATGGGATTCTGTTGCTGAACCTGAGACTTCCAGGAGTGTTGTTctcagtgatttttttaat GTGGAGATCGCTGCTTTGTCTAGCTATGAATTTGAAGAGGAGAATTTCAAAGAGCAG GTTGCTCGTCTAAGGCAGCGGTTCATTTCTCCAGGAGGTCTTACTGACCAGAGGGAAGCTGAACCTTCTTCAGGATTTTTTATCCGTGCAGAGAAGATATGGAAAACCATAAAAGATAACAAGGATCTAGATCTCCCTGCTCTTAAG GTGATGGTCGCTACTGTTCGATGTGAAGAGATTGCCGAGGAGAAGCTCAGACAATTTACTACTGATGAT GATTGGTTGGCATTGAAGGAGGATGTTCAAGATGGTCCAGTATCTGGGTTTGGAGCCACCCTCGATTCTATATTGGAAACCTATCTTTCACA ATATGACATGGAGGTGATTCATTTTGACCAACATGTATGGAATGCAAAACGGCGGCAAATGGAGTCACAAGCGTTGGAG gTGGTACGCAATGCTTATGATACCATGTTGGAATATTTGTATTCCAACACACTGGAAAGCTTTAAAACCAGTCTGGAACAGTTACTGAAAGGAGGAGAAGGATTTGTTGCTTCTGCTGGTACCTGTGCTCAATCTTGCTTCCTTCAATTTGATAAAGGATGTGAAG ATGCTTTCATAAGACTGAGTGGGTGGAATGGTTCGGGAGTCAGGGGAAAACTTAGTCGCCATATGCTGTCAGAAATGATGGCAAAACATGTG AAACAATTCACTGATGTGCTTGCTGATGAAGTACAATCCTTATTTGAAGCTGGTGAGGCAGATACATGGGTGTCAGTAAGAAATCTTCTTGCGAGCAAGACTGACGTTGCTGAATCAGAACTTTCAAACGCTCATGTTGATTTCGAGGTGCCCAGATCCGAAATTGACAAAAGATTGGGATATTTGAAGGAGAATGCAAGAAGTGTGGTGGAGAGAAAGGCAAGAGAATCTGCAGCTACAGGAAGAGTTTTGATGCGCATGAAGGATAG GTTCGTAAAGGTTTTCAATCATGATGAAAACTCAAAGTCAGGGGCTTGGACTTCGGAACAAaacattgaagaaattgaaaggaatGCGCTTTCAGCG TCTTTGAAAATCCTAGAAATCATGGCGGCCATTCGCTTGGATCAGACAACAGATCAGATTGAGCATGCACTCTTTTCCTCTCTCATGGATGGAAATGGTGCTGTTCCAGCTTCAGGAGCTACTCCTGACCTCCTTACCTCTAACGCATGGGAAGAG GTTTCTCCAAACGCTACACTTCTTACACCAGTGGAGTGCAAGTCATTGTGGATGCAGTTCAAAGCAGACATAAAGTATATAATAAACCAGGCTACATCTGCTCAG GGCACTCTTAGGCAAGCTAAAAGGGCTATTAAAATAGTTGTCGGGGTagcggtggtggtgggggcAGCAGTGGTGGCAACAGTCGGGGCACCTACAGCCATGGGGATAGCTGCAAGGCCAGAGGTGGCAGCAGTGATGAAGGAAGTAGGGCCAGGGTTGGCAGCTGTTATGAAAGACATAGGGCCGGAGGTGTTGGCGACGCTGAAAGATATAGGGCCAGAGGTGGCTGGGGCGGTGAGATCGTTAGGACCGCAAATAGTGACAGCAGTAATTGCGATGATGACAAATGGGTTTGCAAGGCCGCACCAGCAATAG
- the LOC118031196 gene encoding protein ROOT HAIR DEFECTIVE 3 homolog 2-like: MLSEMMAKYKKRITRALAKRVESLLEAGERDTWASIRNLFECNTEAAVSEFSDAVVSFNLNSSEIDTKSQHLREHARNLLEMKAREAAAAGRVLRRMKYRFSHVLGDYENSMSWYNWTEEKNLDEV; encoded by the exons ATGTTGTCAGAAATGATGGCAAAGTACAAG AAACGAATAACTCGTGCCCTTGCCAAAAGAGTAGAATCCTTATTGGAAGCTGGTGAAAGAGATACATGGGCATCAATAAGAAATCTTTTTGAGTGCAACACCGAGGCTGCTGTATCGGAGTTTTCAGATGCTGTTGTTAGTTTCAATTTGAACAGTTCGGAAATCGACACTAAATCGCAACATTTGAGGGAGCATGCCAGAAATTTATTGGAGATGAAGGCAAGAGAAGCAGCAGCTGCAGGGAGAGTTCTGAGGCGCATGAAGTATAG GTTTTCACATGTCCTCGGTGATTATGAAAATTCAATGTCATGGTATAATTGGACTGAGGAAAAAAACCTTGATGAAGTTTGA
- the LOC140954325 gene encoding protein ROOT HAIR DEFECTIVE 3 homolog 2-like — protein MAAMRFDEMPDQIEKVLYSSLMDRAVPDPSLQNTFMGATLDTLASDTWDEVTVGECVSPKATTLLKPEDCKSLWMNFIEEIKPMVNGARSRQDARRKTREGATTAATAILAAAVTVIGSLNRR, from the exons ATGGCGGCCATGCGCTTCGATGAAATGCCTGATCAGATTGAGAAGGTACTTTATTCCTCTCTTATGGATAGAGCTGTTCCTGACCCATCTTTGCAAAATACGTTCATGGGAGCTACACTGGACACCCTTGCCTCGGACACATGGGATGAGGTAACAGTTGGTGAATGC GTTTCTCCAAAAGCTACCACTCTACTTAAACCAGAGGATTGCAAATCATTGTGGATGAATTTCATAGAAGAGATAAAGCCTATGGTGAACGGAGCTAGATCCCGCCAG GATGCTCGTAGGAAAACTCGAGAAGGTGCGACGACGGCTGCGACGGCAATCTTGGCTGCTGCTGTAACTGTAATTGGGAGTTTGAATAGGCGGTGA
- the LOC118031189 gene encoding protein ROOT HAIR DEFECTIVE 3 homolog 2 isoform X2, which translates to MKMEEGMQLIDGNGKFNVEGLKDFMTATGFAQCGLSYAIVAIIGQQSSGKSTLMNHVFGTNFKMLDAYKRRGQTTKGIWIAKCNDMKPFTIAMDFEGTDSKARGEDNTAFERQSALFALAIADIILINMWYKDIGLEHAASRPLLKTVFQVMKRLFKPRKRTLLFVIRDHSKTPFEYLETALKEDIDEIWDSVAEPETSRSVVLSDFFNVEIAALSSYEFEEENFKEQVARLRQRFISPGGLTDQREAEPSSGFFIRAEKIWKTIKDNKDLDLPALKVMVATVRCEEIAEEKLRQFTTDDDWLALKEDVQDGPVSGFGATLDSILETYLSQYDMEVIHFDQHVWNAKRRQMESQALEVVRNAYDTMLEYLYSNTLESFKTSLEQLLKGGEGFVASAGTCAQSCFLQFDKGCEDAFIRLSGWNGSGVRGKLSRHMLSEMMAKHVKQFTDVLADEVQSLFEAGEADTWVSVRNLLASKTDVAESELSNAHVDFEVPRSEIDKRLGYLKENARSVVERKARESAATGRVLMRMKDRFVKVFNHDENSKSGAWTSEQNIEEIERNALSASLKILEIMAAIRLDQTTDQIEHALFSSLMDGNGAVPASGATPDLLTSNAWEEVIVGFSKRYTSYTSGVQVIVDAVQSRHKVYNKPGYICSGHS; encoded by the exons ATGAAAATGGAGGAAGGCATGCAGCTGATTGATGGAAATGGAAAGTTCAACGTGGAAGGGCTCAAAGACTTCATGACAGCCACTGGGTTTGCCCAGTGCGGTCTCTCCTATGCTATTGTCGCCATCATTGGCCAACAAAGCAGCG GGAAGAGCACCCTGATGAATCATGTCTTCGGTACCAATTTCAAGATGCTGGATGCATACAAACGAAG AGGTCAAACAACCAAGGGCATTTGGATTGCCAAGTGTAATGATATGAAGCCTTTCACAATTGCCATGGATTTCGAGGGAACCGACAGCAAAGCGAGAGGCGAG GACAACACTGCGTTCGAGAGACAAAGTGCCTTGTTTGCTTTGGCAATTGCTGACATTATATTGATTAACAT GTGGTACAAAGACATCGGTCTGGAACATGCAGCCAGCAGACCTCTTTTGAAAACAGTTTTCCAG GTGATGAAGCGTTTATTCAAGCCCCGTAAAAGAACATTGCTATTTGTTATACGTGATCACTCAAAG ACTCCATTTGAATATTTGGAGACTGCTCTCAAAGAAGATATAGATGAG ATATGGGATTCTGTTGCTGAACCTGAGACTTCCAGGAGTGTTGTTctcagtgatttttttaat GTGGAGATCGCTGCTTTGTCTAGCTATGAATTTGAAGAGGAGAATTTCAAAGAGCAG GTTGCTCGTCTAAGGCAGCGGTTCATTTCTCCAGGAGGTCTTACTGACCAGAGGGAAGCTGAACCTTCTTCAGGATTTTTTATCCGTGCAGAGAAGATATGGAAAACCATAAAAGATAACAAGGATCTAGATCTCCCTGCTCTTAAG GTGATGGTCGCTACTGTTCGATGTGAAGAGATTGCCGAGGAGAAGCTCAGACAATTTACTACTGATGAT GATTGGTTGGCATTGAAGGAGGATGTTCAAGATGGTCCAGTATCTGGGTTTGGAGCCACCCTCGATTCTATATTGGAAACCTATCTTTCACA ATATGACATGGAGGTGATTCATTTTGACCAACATGTATGGAATGCAAAACGGCGGCAAATGGAGTCACAAGCGTTGGAG gTGGTACGCAATGCTTATGATACCATGTTGGAATATTTGTATTCCAACACACTGGAAAGCTTTAAAACCAGTCTGGAACAGTTACTGAAAGGAGGAGAAGGATTTGTTGCTTCTGCTGGTACCTGTGCTCAATCTTGCTTCCTTCAATTTGATAAAGGATGTGAAG ATGCTTTCATAAGACTGAGTGGGTGGAATGGTTCGGGAGTCAGGGGAAAACTTAGTCGCCATATGCTGTCAGAAATGATGGCAAAACATGTG AAACAATTCACTGATGTGCTTGCTGATGAAGTACAATCCTTATTTGAAGCTGGTGAGGCAGATACATGGGTGTCAGTAAGAAATCTTCTTGCGAGCAAGACTGACGTTGCTGAATCAGAACTTTCAAACGCTCATGTTGATTTCGAGGTGCCCAGATCCGAAATTGACAAAAGATTGGGATATTTGAAGGAGAATGCAAGAAGTGTGGTGGAGAGAAAGGCAAGAGAATCTGCAGCTACAGGAAGAGTTTTGATGCGCATGAAGGATAG GTTCGTAAAGGTTTTCAATCATGATGAAAACTCAAAGTCAGGGGCTTGGACTTCGGAACAAaacattgaagaaattgaaaggaatGCGCTTTCAGCG TCTTTGAAAATCCTAGAAATCATGGCGGCCATTCGCTTGGATCAGACAACAGATCAGATTGAGCATGCACTCTTTTCCTCTCTCATGGATGGAAATGGTGCTGTTCCAGCTTCAGGAGCTACTCCTGACCTCCTTACCTCTAACGCATGGGAAGAGGTAATAGTTG GTTTCTCCAAACGCTACACTTCTTACACCAGTGGAGTGCAAGTCATTGTGGATGCAGTTCAAAGCAGACATAAAGTATATAATAAACCAGGCTACATCTGCTCAG GGCACTCTTAG
- the LOC118031177 gene encoding arginine biosynthesis bifunctional protein ArgJ, chloroplastic → MHACAPPHHFSSLKFPELHGSSKLNNLQVLRSLGLSKRSFKVFAVAASSSSSMSEASNYIPAAPIFLPEGPWQQIPGGVTAAKGFKAAGIYGGLRAKGEKPDLALVTCDVDATAAGAFTTNMVAAAPVLYCKNALDISKTARAVLINAGQANAATGDAGYQDVLESAGALAMLLKLKPEEVLIESTGIIGQRIKKGALLNSLPKLVNSLSPSIEGAGSAAVAITTTDLVSKSVAIESQVGGTNIKVGGMAKGSGMIHPNMATMLGVITTDALVNSDVWRKMVQISVNRSFNQITVDGDTSTNDTVIALASGLSGSISISNINCHEAMQLQACLDAVMQGLAKSIAWDGEGATCLIEVTVTGAESEAKAAKIARSVASSSLVKAAVYGRDPNWGRIAAAAGYAGIPFHQNNLRIMLGDILLMDNGQPLSFDRSAASNYLRKAGEIHGTVGIYISVGDGPGSGQAWGCDLSYDYVKINAEYTT, encoded by the exons ATGCATGCTTGTGCTCCTCCTCATCACTTTTCCTCTCTAAAGTTCCCTGAACTTCATGGCTCCTCAAAACTTAATAATTTGCAGGTTTTGAGGTCTTTGGGTTTGAGTAAGAGAAGCTTTAAGGTATTTGCAGTGGCTGCTTCATCGTCATCAAGCATGAGTGAGGCCTCTAATTATATACCTGCTGCTCCTATTTTTCTTCCTGAAGGACCATGGCAGCAA ATTCCTGGGGGAGTTACTGCTGCAAAGGGGTTCAAAGCGGCAGGAATATATGGTGGATTGCGTGCCAAAGGAGAGAAGCCTGATCTTGCGCTTGTTACTTGTGATGTTGACGCTACAGCTGCAG GGGCATTCACTACCAACATGGTTGCAGCTGCACCAGTATTATACTGTAAAAATGCATTAGATATCTCAAAAACA GCACGTGCAGTGTTGATAAATGCTGGTCAAGCAAATGCAGCAACA GGTGATGCAGGCTACCAAGATGTGCTAGAATCTGCTGGTGCCCTTGCTATG TTACTTAAATTGAAGCCAGAGGAAGTTTTGATTGAATCCACTGGAATCATAGgtcaaagaataaagaag GGAGCACTTCTAAATTCGCTTCCAAAACTGGTTAATTCTTTATCTCCATCCATTGAAGG GGCAGGTTCTGCAGCTGTCGCAATCACAACTACTGACCTTGTAAGCAAGAGTGTGGCCATTGAGTCTCAG GTTGGAGGGACAAATATAAAAGTTGGGGGAATGGCCAAAGGTTCTGGGATGATCCACCCAAATATGGCCACCATGCTCGGT GTTATAACGACTGATGCCCTTGTCAACAGTGATGTTTGGAGAAAGATGGTGCAGATTTCAGTGAATCggagttttaaccaaataact GTAGATGGGGATACAAGTACAAATGATACAGTCATTGCTTTGGCTAGCGGATTATCTGGATCAATCTCAATATCTAACATAAACTGCCATGAGGCAATGCAACTTCAAGCATGCCTTGATGCT GTAATGCAAGGTCTTGCAAAATCAATAGCTTGGGATGGAGAAGGAGCTACATGTCTAATTGAG GTCACAGTAACTGGGGCAGAAAGTGAGGCGAAGGCAGCAAAAATTGCACGCTCAGTAGCATCGTCTTCTCTTGTCAAG GCAGCTGTTTATGGAAGAGATCCAAACTGGGGACgcattgctgctgctgctggctATGCAGGAATTCCTTTCCACCAAAACAATCTTCGTATTATGCTGGGAGATATTTTGCTGATGGATAATGGGCAACCACTTTCATTTGACAG GTCTGCGGCCAGTAACTATCTTAGGAAGGCTGGTGAGATCCATGGCACGGTTGGAATCTACATATCCGTGG GTGATGGACCAGGAAGCGGGCAAGCCTGGGGCTGTGATTTAAGTTATGATTATGTCAAAATAAATGCTGAATACACAACATAG